Proteins from one Pygocentrus nattereri isolate fPygNat1 chromosome 16, fPygNat1.pri, whole genome shotgun sequence genomic window:
- the polq gene encoding DNA polymerase theta: MSISVLTPPPGLELSSLGGSQADATHSIHMAIPADHSDQLLLSSWGLPKPVLEKYQSLGVKKMFEWQAECLILGKVLEGRNLVYSAPTSAGKTLVSELLILKRVLETRRKAIFILPFVSVAREKMFYLQNVFQEAGVKVEGYMGSTSAAGGFSALDVAVCTIEKANGLINRLIEEDRMDLLGIVVVDELHMVGDSGRGYLLELLLTKIQYIAKKSAKRCTGESSTDSVQIVGMSATLPNLDLLACWLNADLYHTDYRPVPLMEWVKIGNKIYDGSMNLVRPFTPALPVKGDDDHIVSLCFETVQAGHSALLFCPSKNWCEKLADSIAREFYNLHYQEKQSDSGVQSVSLNQEGLQEVVAQLKRSPAGLDQVLQRTVPWGVAFHHAGLTFDERDILEGAFRQGYIRVLVATSTLSSGVNLPARRVIIRTPVFNGHLLDILTYKQMVGRAGRKGVDTVGESVLVCKEAEHMKGVTLIQGSLKPISSCLVKREGEGVTTSMLRAILEIIVGGVASTPEEVRTYASCTLLAANMASMQRDQGGEQPETARSHGAIEACMDWLMDNEFIHIQKECDTERYCPTHLGSATLSSSLSPPEALGIFADLQRAMKGFVLENDLHILYQITPVYVDWTTIDWYQFFCLWEQLPSAMKRVAEMVGIQESFLARSVSGKLIAKTEKQRRQMAIHKRFFTTLVLFDLVSEEPLGTVAKKYGCSRGQLQSLQQSASTYAGMVTVFCNRLGWHNLELLLSQFQSRLSFGVQRDLCDLVRISLLNAQRARALYSAGLVTVAEVARAKIADVEKALRKAIPFKSSRQAVDESEEDAQERRSMRCIWVSGKKALTESEAAEQIVLEARLLLQQDLALLGVEWNPNSLSPEARTSSSDESPVSQDSKLHTLGQLQTESLSGEKNTNFNTEQRLRNSIKGHHISADQNPVSENETQYPAGPLEDPMDMDTADQTKKTTAGHLCVASTSTGNTEQQSIALHKVLKSINAKDKDYHNGHKTAEMSSPLLKKSSLKGCGHDSGLQNESSSCNDSHSVGPLSKRRKMEGDEIKTTEAEEPGTLTVVAPRELNQTASTVFVGVPKLNNCHSEVDIKTPPEAGRCQNSDYVLKQKLLCEPMVSSTSFGPSYLTEIPLLTGHHFPSSDGKKCKSKSQDLHQDADLQMTLTETETKKGNYKNSDCYRNVNDENKMPAQHEYEKTSMGFLMNSEVKSRVATDVIGNSGDNCNSPDLYTGELEFGDSFQLDTQTERILLQEDKMPHYSSLDVIGEVKTTNNHVGTLDQLSNQISHPENKNLVPHSTPEDKNSKKDEGIFFSSNVPNKQHLPSTEAKPKYNISLTDSQMENILNFTNHVPEGESCEMKLNCEEPQVQKERSVMDNSLNRSSSFLFDSIYDSSVLEPMEEEEAEEEAGVDKDAEGNQPMENTRSHAPTTEFNEERKDDVEDQEAVQWGESSFNLSEWGDSLLVGEHYLEKLKVCAGTKVSSSKAEKPCYTDDIVSELQISQSKALCSETVADSSFNFSPGMQDIFDKWADHFSTLHEPNTHSGLEHVNQKGLRSEDFHVTKPHTVSHDLIPPTPVSEPVTPRVKITTLAVQSPINPRGDLEARMNYHTSPSLKDDQPPCLEPNAMSELDTSEGFSLQLSENASPSASNPSSPESFSIIDVASDRRLFETFVKEWKTKKRFSLSVACEKKDNAGQPESAIGGKFKKATTPMRNNRKHGFVMKGHENLIVIGLSVCWGGKDAYYLSLQEELTDTAISASLAPPSLDEDLAVGERLEKIQVCLSRSSSGADRVMAAYDFIQLYKTLLLACGLAIKGTFEDPKVACWLLDPGSKERTLHNMVTNFTPQDLPLLDGISSGQGVESLGMYGDPSQSGRYRAAIESVLVFRIMAQLHGLLAKDGFLDVFQKVEMPTQYCLALLELNGIGFSIAECEAQKHVMQAKLSDLESQAYQLAGHSFSLTSPEDVAEVLFLELKLPPNGDLNSLKNKKTLGYTRRAGARIKLSKQFSTTKDVLEKLKLFHRLPGVILEWRRITNAMTKVVFPLQREKTWHPKLRMDRIHPVSQSHTATGRVSFTEPNIQNVPKDFEIQMPALIGESQPSQNNIKSISSKTRTKISKANHRLMGLLKDSDKSPEKGMPFSVSMRHAFVPFSGGLILAADYSQLELRILAHLSCDKRLLQVLNSGEDVFKSIAAEWKMVDPPSIDDCTRQQAKQICYGIIYGMGAKSLGEQMGIDENDAACYIETFKSRYTGIQAFLRQTVKNCSKNGFVKTLLGRKRYLPGIKDSNVYIKSHVRFMLYVSRIHGNIVEPIKHF, encoded by the exons ATGTCCATCTCTGTGCTCACTCCTCCACCTGGTCTGGAGCTAAGCTCGCTGGGTGGCTCACAGGCAGATGCAA CACACAGCATCCACATGGCGATTCCTGCTGATCACTCAGACCAGCTGTTACTGTCTAGCTGGGGTCTCCCCAAGCCTGTGCTGGAGAAGTATCAGAGTCTGGGTGTTAAGAAGATGTTTGAGTGGCAGGCAGAGTGCCTCATCTTGGGTAAAGTGCTGGAGGGCAGGAATCTGGTGTATTCGG CTCCAACCAGTGCTGGGAAAACATTGGTATCAGAGTTATTAATTTTGAAAAGAGTCTTGGAGACTAGACGCAAAGCCATTTTTATTCTTCCTTTTGTGTCTGTGGCAagagagaaaatgttttatctGCAG AATGTGTTTCAGGAGGCGGGTGTCAAAGTTGAAGGGTATATGGGAAGCACTTCAGCTGCTGGTGGGTTCTCTGCATTGGATGTGGCTGTATGTACAATAGAGAAAGCCAATGGACTCATTAACAGGCTTATTGAGGAGGATAGAATGGATTTGCTag GAATTGTTGTTGTAGATGAGCTACACATGGTAGGGGACTCTGGTCGTGGATATTTATTGGAGCTTTTGCTAACCAAAATCCAATACATAGCAAAAAAATCGGCAAAGAG GTGCACTGGTGAGAGTTCCACTGATAGTGTACAGATTGTGGGAATGAGTGCCACATTACCAAACCTGGACCTCCTTGCCTGCTGGCTAAATGCTGATCTCTACCATACAGACTACCGTCCTGTGCCACTGATGGAGTGGGTGAAGATTGGCAATAAAATATATGATGGCTCCATGAATCTTGTTCGACCATTTACACCTGCTCTCCCAGTAAAG GGTGATGATGATCACATAGTAAGCCTCTGCTTTGAGACTGTGCAGGCTGGTCACTCTGCACTGCTCTTCTGTCCTTCGAAGAACTGGTGTGAAAAACTGGCAGACAGTATTGCCAGAGAGTTTTACAACCTTCATTACCAAG AGAAGCAGTCAGACTCTGGAGTCCAGTCTGTGTCTTTGAACCAAGAAGGTCTTCAGGAAGTGGTTGCTCAGTTAAAACGTTCTCCTGCAGGCCTCGACCAAGTGCTCCAGCGCACTGTTCCCTGGGGAGTTGCGTTCCACCATGCAG GTTTGACATTTGATGAGAGGGACATCCTGGAAGGTGCTTTTCGTCAGGGCTACATCAGGGTCCTTGTCGCCACTTCCACTTTGTCCTCTGGTGTAAATCTGCCTGCCCGCCGTGTGATTATCAGAACCCCAGTGTTCAATGGGCATCTGCTTGACATACTGACCTACAAACAGATGGTGGGACGAGCAGGGCGTAAAGGAGTGGACACGGTTG GTGAGAGTGTGCTGGTCTGTAAGGAAGCCGAGCACATgaagggggtgactctgatccAGGGCTCCTTAAAGCCCATCAGCAGTTGCTTGGTGAAGCGGGAGGGGGAAGGTGTCACTACCAGCATGCTCAGAGCCATCCTGGAG ATTATAGTTGGTGGAGTTGCCAGCACACCAGAGGAGGTGAGGACATATGCATCTTGCACTTTACTGGCAGCCAACATGGCATCTATGCAGCGAGATCAAGGTGGTGAACAGCCAGAAACTGCTCGCAGTCACGGGGCCATTGAGGCCTGCATGGATTGGCTGATGGACAACGAGTTTATTCATATCCAAAAGGAATGCGATA CAGAGAGATACTGTCCAACACATCTGGGTTCTGCCACTCTGTCGTCATCTCTGTCACCCCCAGAAGCCCTTGGAATTTTTGCAGACCTTCAAAGAGCAATGAAAGGGTTTGTCCTGGAAAATGACCTCCACATTCTTTATCAG ATAACACCAGTGTACGTTGACTGGACGACAATAGACTGGTACCAGTTCTTCTGTCTGTGGGAGCAATTACCTTCTGCAATGAAACGGGTTGCAGAAATGGTGGGCATACAGGAGAGCTTTCTGGCACGCTCTGTCAGTGGAAAATTAATAgccaaaacagaaaagcagcGCAGACAGATGGCCATTCACAAGCG CTTTTTTACTACGCTTGTGCTGTTTGATCTGGTCAGTGAAGAACCTCTTGGAACAGTTGCAAAGAAATATGGCTGCAGCCGAGGACAGCTGCAGTCACTTCAACAGTCAGCGTCGACCTATGCAG GTATGGTTACAGTCTTCTGTAATCGACTTGGATGGCACAACCTTGAGCTGTTATTGTCGCAGTTCCAGAGCCGGCTCAGTTTTGGAGTACAGAGGGATCTTTGCGATTTGGTGCGTATCTCATTGCTAAATGCCCAGAGAGCACGTGCACTCTACAGTGCAGGGTTGGTCACTGTGGCGGAGGTGGCAAGAGCCAAAATTGCTGATGTGGAGAAGGCCCTAAGGAAAGCCATTCCTTTCAAAAG TTCTAGGCAGGCGGTAGATGAGAGTGAGGAGGACGCTCAGGAGCGAAGGAGCATGCGCTGTATCTGGGTGAGTGGAAAGAAGGCCTTGACTGAGAGTGAGGCTGCAGAGCAAATAGTGTTGGAGGCCAGGTTGCTCCTTCAGCAGGACTTGGCACTCCTTGGAGTGGAGTGGAACCCCAATTCTCTCTCGCCAGAGGCCAGAACAAGCTCTTCTGATGAATCACCAGTGTCCCAGGATTCCAAATTACACACACTAGGACAGCTACAAACTGAAAGTTTATCTGGAGAGAAGAACACTAACTTTAATACAGAACAGAGACTGAGGAACAGCATAAAAGGACATCATATATCAGCTGATCAAAATCCTGTGTCTGAAAACGAAACTCAGTATCCTGCTGGACCACTAGAGGATCCTATGGATATGGATACAGCAGATCAAACTAAGAAAACTACTGCAGGACATTTGTGTGTGGCCTCTACTAGCACAGgaaacactgaacagcagtCTATTGCATTACATAAAGTGCTCAAATCCATAAATGCTAAAGACAAAGATTATCACAACGGCCACAAAACTGCTGAGATGTCATCACCCCTTCTGAAAAAATCATCTCTAAAGGGTTGTGGACATGATTCTGGTCTACAAAATGAGTCTTCCTCATGCAATGACAGTCATTCTGTAGGTCCACTGTCAAAACGTAGAAAGATGGAAGGGGATGAAATTAAGACCACTGAAGCTGAAGAACCAGGTACCCTAACAGTTGTAGCCCCAAGAGAGTTAAACCAAACAGCATCAACTGTTTTTGTGGGAGTTCCTAAATTGAATAATTGTCACTCTGAAGTGGACATCAAAACACCACCAGAGGCAGGTAGATGTCAGAATTCAGATTATGTATTAAAACAAAAGCTACTGTGTGAGCCTATGGTGTCATCTACGTCCTTTGGTCCATCATATCTCACGGAGATTCCATTGTTAACTGGTCATCATTTCCCATCATCTGATGGGAAAAAATGCAAGTCTAAATCACAAGATTTACATCAAGATGCAGATCTCCAGATGACACTTACTGAAACTGAAACGAAAAAGGGGAATTACAAAAACTCAGACTGTTACAGGAATGTGAatgatgaaaacaaaatgccagCACAACATGAATATGAGAAGACTTCAATGGGCTTTTTGATGAATTCTGAGGTAAAATCTAGAGTTGCAACTGATGTCATAGGGAATTCAGGGGACAATTGTAATTCTCCAGACTTGTACACAGGTGAATTAGAATTTGGTGACAGTTTTCAGCTTGATACACAGACTGAAAGAATATTACTACAAGAGGACAAGATGCCTCATTACAGCAGTTTAGATGTTATTGGTGAAGTTAAGACAACAAATAATCATGTTGGCACACTAGATCAACTGTCCAACCAAATCTCACATcctgaaaataaaaatttagTACCACACAGCACGCCTGAAGACAAAAACAGCAAGAAAGATGAGGGCATATTCTTTTCCAGCAATGTTCCAAATAAGCAACATTTGCCATCAACTGAAGCCAAACCTAAATATAACATTTCACTGACAGACAGCCAAATGGAGAACATTCTTAATTTTACCAACCATGTGCCTGAGGGAGAATCttgtgaaatgaaattaaactgtGAGGAACCTCAAGTCCAAAAGGAGAGATCTGTTATGGATAATAGTCTCAATAGGAGCAGCAGCTTTCTGTTTGATAGTATATATGACAGCTCTGTCTTGGAGCccatggaggaggaggaggcagagGAGGAGGCAGGAGTAGATAAAGACGCAGAAGGGAACCAACCTATGGAAAATACTAGGTCACATGCCCCAACCACTGAATTTAATGAAGAAAGGAAGGATGATGTGGAGGATCAAGAAGCAGTACAGTGGGGCGAGTCTTCCTTCAACCTGTCAGAATGGGGAGACTCACTCCTTGTTGGAGAGCACTATCTAGAAAAACTTAAGGTCTGTGCTGGAACAAAAGTAAGCTCAAGTAAAGCAGAAAAGCCCTGTTACACAGATGACATTGTGTCTGAGTTACAAATATCACAAAGCAAGGCACTTTGTTCAGAAACTGTTGCTGATTCCTCATTTAATTTTAGCCCAGGAATGCAAGACATTTTTGATAAATGGGCTGATCATTTTTCCACCCTCCACGAACCTAACACACATTCTGGGCTTGAACATGTAAATCAAAAAGGCTTGAGGTCAGAAGATTTCCATGTAACCAAGCCACATACAGTGAGCCATGATCTTATTCCACCAACACCTGTTTCTGAGCCTGTCACACCCAGGGTCAAAATAACAACTTTGGCTGTACAGTCACCTATAAATCCCAGAGGTGACCTAGAGGCTAGGATGAATTACCATACAAGTCcttctctcaaagatgatcaaCCTCCTTGTTTGGAGCCGAATGCCATGTCAGAGTTGGACACATCTGAGGGCTTTTCGCTGCAGCTTTCTGAGAATGCCTCTCCTTCTGCCTCCAACCCAAGCAGTCCAGAATCCTTCTCGATTATTGATGTAGCAAGTGACAGACGGCTTTTTGAAACATTTGTAAAGGAATGGAAAACGAAAAAGagattttctctttctgttgctTGTGAGAAGAAAGATAATGCAGGGCAACCAGAATCTGCTATCGGAGGCAAATTTAAAAAAG CAACTACCCCAATGAGGAACAATAGAAAACATGGGTTTGTCATGAAAGGACATGAGAATCTGATCGTCATTGGCCTATCTGTATGTTGGGGAGGAAAGGATGCATATTATTTATCACTACAAGAGGAGCTAACAGACACTG CTATAAGTGCTAGCTTAGCACCCCCTTCACTTGATGAAGATCTGGCAGTGGGAGAGAGACTGGAGAAAATTCAAGTGTGTTTGTCAAGGTCGTCTTCAGGTGCTGATAGAGTGATGGCTGCTTATGACTTCATTCAGTTATACAAGACTCTACTTCTGGCATGTGGACTTGCAATAAAAGGCACATTTGAAGATCCCAAG GTTGCTTGTTGGCTTCTGGATCCAGGCTCCAAGGAGCGCACCCTTCACAACATGGTAACAAATTTTACTCCTCAGGACCTCCCCTTGTTAGATGGAATTAGCTCTGGACAAGGTGTGGAAAGTCTGGGGATGTATGGAGATCCTAGTCAGTCTGGACGCTACAGAGCAGCCATTGAGTCGGTTCTTGTTTTCAGGATCATGGCACAACTCCACGGCCTTCTGGCAAAGGATGGTTTCTTAG ATGTGTTTCAGAAAGTGGAGATGCCCACTCAGTACTGCTTAGCTCTGTTGGAGTTGAATGGTATTGGGTTTAGTATTGCAGAATGTGAAGCTCAGAAACATGTGATGCAAGCTAAGCTCAGTGACCTGGAATCCCAGGCCTACCAGTTAGCTGGTCACAGCTTCTCACTGACCAGCCCTGAGGATGTTGCTGAG GTACTGTTTCTTGAGCTGAAGCTTCCTCCCAATGGTGATTTGAATAGTCTAAAGAATAAAAAGACTTTAGGATACACCAGAAGGGCAGGAGCCCGCATAAAGCTTTCCAAGCAGTTTAGCACAACCAAG GATGTACTAGAAAAGCTCAAGCTATTTCATCGGTTACCAGGAGTCATCTTAGAGTGGAGGAGGATAACAAACGCCATGACAAAGGTGGTATTTCCCCTACAAAGAGAGAAGACCTGGCACCCTAAACTGAGGATGGACAGAATTCACCCTGTCTCACAGTCCCACACAGCTACAG GGAGAGTGAGCTTCACTGAACCCAATATTCAGAATGTGCCAAAAGACTTTGAAATCCAAATGCCAGCTCTTATTGGAGAAAGCCAACCATctcaaaacaacataaaaagtaTTTCCAGCAAGACACG gacTAAAATATCAAAGGCAAATCATCGGTTAATGGGTTTGCTCAAAGATTCAGACAAATCTCCAGAAAAGGGGATGCCTTTTTCTGTCAGCATGAGGCATGCTTTTGTTCCTTTCTCAG GAGGACTAATTCTAGCTGCTGACTACTCCCAGTTGGAGTTGCGCATATTGGCTCACTTGTCCTGTGATAAACGGCTTCTTCAAGTACTCAACAGTGGTGAAGATGTTTTCAAAAGCATAGCTGCAGAGTGGAAGATGGTGGACCCTCCATCTATTGATGACTGCACAAGACAACAGGCAAAACAG ATTTGTTATGGAATCATTTATGGCATGGGAGCAAAATCATTAGGGGAGCAAATGGGTATTGATGAAAATGATGCTGCCTGTTACATTGAAACGTTTAAATCCAGGTACACAG GTATACAGGCATTTCTTCGTCAGACTGTAAAGAACTGCAGCAAAAACGGTTTTGTCAAGACATTACTTGGCAGGAAGAGATATCTACCTGGGATCAAAGActcaaatgtgtacataaaGTCTCATGTAAGGTTCATGTTATATGTTTCCAGAATACATGGAAATATTGTTGAGCcaatcaaacatttttaa